A section of the Citrus sinensis cultivar Valencia sweet orange chromosome 8, DVS_A1.0, whole genome shotgun sequence genome encodes:
- the LOC107176271 gene encoding uncharacterized protein LOC107176271: MMQDRLERMEKQMETLATILYELWDERRRDCETPAGRDDIGAEPSLRRRRVEEIPPPADQPNVVHPHRSNVDEGELKQRLQNAEQERDQIAARDPDRAVELEGEVRRLAQVIEEIQGKRKPPSWRIMLDEESLLSTEIMGIVIPRDFHFPDLKYSGRSDPLVHIERFNDMTGVQGLTPAQRCRVFPLTLEGRAREWYCKLSRGSIKGYEQMCRELAEQFRGAVAPEDDMMELMGMKQEEQEPLRDFALRGLKEGVRIGRLWYNLRSPLVQNYSAGYEQAKRDIEIEEEKSARIKSEQLEELRRKERRTPSGSRSGKRVGESLMMGAVSARSRPYPMAQRLPQVQHNWDQPPRPPFLERQRELRQLANHRYHNAPRALHTANPKTGRSANVVTFKIQVEDLVRNRYLDEYVDGVSPVIESQYTQDEGGERGLELEQPTIRVIAGGPTLVGDSNRAHKNYGRYAMTSKEVLSNLPAAKKAKVRQVPIMWTDDDEEGILYPHEDALMIKAMVAGTELRRILVDMAARLTSCLNRP, encoded by the exons ATGATGCAAGATCGATTGGAGCGgatggagaaacaaatggagacTCTCGCGACCATACTGTATGAGCTGTGGGATGAGCGGAGAAGGGATTGTGAAACCCCCGCGGGGAGAGATGATATTGGAGCAGAACCCAGCCTCCGGAGACGTAGAGTCGAGGAAATCCCTCCGCCGGCAGACCAACCTAATGTGGTGCATCCCCACAGAAGCAATGTTGATGAAGGAGAGCTCAAACAGCGGTTGCAGAATGCCGAGCAGGAGCGAGATCAGATAGCTGCGCGTGATCCTGACCGTGCTGTAGAATTAGAAGGAGAGGTGCGCAGATTAGCGCAAGTGATAGAGGAGATACAGGGCAAGAGGAAGCCCCCGagctggaggataatgctagaTGAAGAATCTCTACTATCAACTGAGATCATGGGTATTGTAATCCCAAGAGATTTCCACTTCCCCGACCTCAAATACTCCGGGAGAAGTGATCCACTGGTGCATATTGAACGTTTTAACGACATGACGGGTGTTCAGGGGTTAACACCAGCTCAGAGGTGTAGGGTGTTCCCATTGACACTGGAGGGACGAGCCCGAGAATGGTACTGCAAGCTGTCACGAGGAAGTATCAAAGGGTACGAGCAGATGTGCCGAGAGCTGGCCGAACAGTTCCGAGGAGCAGTGGCTCCAGAGGATGATATGATGGAACTAATGGGGATGAAGCAGGAGGAACAAGAACCCCTTCGAGATTTT GCGTTGAGGGGATTAAAGGAGGGTGTGAGGATAGGCCGGCTATGGTATAACCTGAGAAGCCCCCTGGTGCAGAATTATTCAGCGGGGTATGAGCAAGCAAAGAGAGACATTGAAATCGAAGAAGAAAAATCGGCAAGGATAAAGAGTGAACAGCTGGAGGAGCTGAGACGAAAGGAAAGGAGAACCCCAAGTGGGAGCAGGTCGGGAAAGCGAGTTGGGGAGTCCTTAATGATGGGTGCAGTATCAGCTCGGTCTCGCCCTTACCCCATGGCTCAGAGACTGCCACAGGTCCAACACAATTGGGATCAGCCCCCGCGCCCCCCATTCCTGGAGCGGCAACGAGAATTACGGCAGTTGGCTAACCATCGTTATCACAACGCTCCCAGAGCACTACATACAGCTAACCCCAAAACGGGACGATCAG CCAATGTCGTGACTTTTAAGATTCAGGTGGAGGATTTGGTGAGAAACCGTTATTTGGATGAATATGTAGATGGGGTGTCCCCCGTCATTGAATCACAGTACACGCAGGATGAAGGAGGTGAGAGGGGCCTGGAACTTGAGCAGCCGACTATCCGTGTGATAGCAGGAGGGCCAACCTTGGTTGGGGATTCGAATAGGGCACATAAGAACTATGGGAGATACGCCATGACCAGCAAAGAAGTGCTTTCCAATTTGCCAGCAGCCAAGAAGGCAAAAGTGCGGCAAGTTCCCATTATGTGGACAGATGACGATGAAGAGGGTATTTTATATCCTCATGAGGATGCACTGATGATTAAGGCAATGGTGGCTGGTACAGAATTGCGACGAATACTGGTAGACATGGCAGCTCGGTTGACATCCTGTTTAAATCGGCCCTAG
- the LOC127899282 gene encoding uncharacterized protein LOC127899282 has translation MLVNVVGVSAKCRDILHEKHALAVIETLGKGELSSGQGLNQEITLKRPADTRWSSHYGTLMSIISIFPSVVDVLEVIEVEGNSEQRFQANTLLKLMQSFDFVFCLFLMKNILGYANELSRALQRKDQDILNAVTLVEVYKHNLQKLRDSGWDSLFVQVSTFCSKHDINVLDMDDLFLIPGRSRHKAREITNLHRY, from the coding sequence aTGCTAGTTAATGTTGTTGGCGTGTCAGCTAAATGTCGTGACATTCTACATGAGAAACATGCTCTTGCAGTTATTGAAACATTAGGTAAAGGCGAGCTTTCAAGTGGACAAGGTTTGAATCAGGAGATTACTTTAAAGCGTCCTGCTGATACACGCTGGTCTTCTCATTATGGTACGTTAATGAGCATAATTTCTATATTTCCATCTGTGGTTGATGTGCTTGAGGTAATTGAAGTTGAAGGAAATTCTGAACAAAGATTTCAAGCTAATACGCTATTGAAGTTGATGCAATCATTTGATTTCgtattttgtttattcttaatgaaaaatattcttggCTATGCAAATGAATTGTCACGAGCACTACAAAGGAAAGATCAAGATATTTTGAATGCTGTAACATTGGTTGAAGTTTATAAGCATAACCTTCAGAAGTTGAGAGATAGTGGATGGGATTCTTTATTTGTTCAAGTTTCTACTTTCTGTAGCAAGCATGATATCAATGTtttagatatggatgatttgtttttaattccaGGGCGATCACGCCATAAAGCTCGAGAGATCACAAATTTACATCGGTATTGA
- the LOC127899283 gene encoding uncharacterized protein LOC127899283 — MVRAEHGNKYEPTRDEYQPGEYTDQRQSKKTQSEYETRLNAVVDCIRFLLNQGLAFRGHDESDGSSNRGNFLELLHFLADHNEDINAVTLKNTPLNLQMTSPKIQKDIVSCVATETTNAIIREMDGALFSVLIDESRDISTKEQMAVVLRYVDKNGYVVERFAGIEHVSSTTAASLKESLDNMFSRFGLSLSMLRGQGYGGASNMQGEFNGLKTLILEENESAYYVHCFAHQLQLALIP, encoded by the exons ATGGTACGAGCAGAACACGGGAACAAATATGAGCCGACCAGAGACGAGTACCAACCAGGGGAGTATACCGACCAGAG ACAATCCAAGAAAACTCAAAGTGAATATGAAACTCGCTTGAATGCTGTTGTTGATTGTATTcgatttcttttaaatcaagGGCTAGCATTTCGTGGGCATGATGAGTCTGATGGTTCAAGCAACAGAGGGAATTTTCTTGAGCTTTTACACTTCCTTGCTGATCATAATGAAGATATTAATGCtgttactttaaaaaatactcCTCTAAATCTGCAAATGACATCTCCAAAGATCCAAAAAGACATTGTAAGTTGTGTTGCAACTGAAACTACTAATGCTATTATTAGAGAGATGGATGGTGCATTATTTTCTGTTCTAATTGATGAGTCTCGTGATATATCTACAAAAGAGCAAATGGCTGTTGTATTACGTTATGTGGATAAGAATGGATATGTGGTTGAACGTTTTGCAGGCATTGAACATGTTTCTAGTACTACAGCTGCCTCACTTAAAGAATCTCTTGATAATATGTTTTCAAGGTTTGGATTGAGTTTGTCAATGTTACGTGGGCAAGGTTATGGTGGGGCAAGTAATATGCAGGGTGAGTTTAATGGTTTGAAAACGCTCATTTTAGAGGAGAATGAATCTGCTTATTATGTTCACTGTTTTGCTCATCAACTTCAGTTGGCTCTTATTCCGTGA